The following coding sequences are from one Neurospora crassa OR74A linkage group I, whole genome shotgun sequence window:
- the set-8 gene encoding SET-8, with protein MDGQGPRRRAVDLLIHDLGGIGHDLRRYLDEGETLIRKVKPPDVKAARDLFEQIIARIGNVSAKLADEHFLSSDIPPAPLANGPITPNSQVDVSKIVHHQQQFVLAEIVEASQAPQQVQRAQEPVQRDQLQSQQQQNHSQGQHEVQLQPKLQPLPLPQHHDQQPVQQNQLQGQQKIQLQPQQAVEQQVQLQHQRRDQLHGQQEVQLHPQQPLQQHYQLPEQLHNQQGIQLQSQQQNQHNGQQQVQQEQKTQSRYQQQEYRPTETVPEAVPEAVPNTGVGAVNREESPQPGPPTQDEIHAALSAPRRILPAPFPTTNSIPTNSSISCVTGPDVGDRSGEPTRLRSPKLLLLHKDSAPLFDCTYQDIHVLNEELFEQCSLHPDVHARGYFKLQVRDLPSLQVGKMGRLDQNHATSFVYRKDNLGLIKVDTGKKPRIRWPKFPLPTTEKQNWSFKEQKHLWNSTAAHPPNGARPYIIGNPLFDDVELSPGDKLRRRGPTVLEGINTQYIYFNLTGKTITVMHREDAHVRSENLLRAGENKFWCFIKPSSTAKLEERMRQDFPEMRGCSQALRHLSRHIPPAKLDEWGVEYTLDYCVPGQAVVTEPGTYHQVLNLGPNYAIAINVEYNSSPDDPPNYTFCDEACPDQFAISAQDFRINSNATAMDKMAVPAKTKPMTMMAQPKQPGAVSPRRRLSNDYVPSDSAPATGQHREQQHPVSGPPPQKFQDAKSYYSRQLESAVLPSMPSTVSSPVHERPQPDISEASASVFSPGRVDRGPLQVAFEQQQVITEPEALPEVQQAATGVQQIISEPEAPQDIRQTASEQLSIQPRSQTAVFHQHQEQADMAQSQPVILNPSQARALGHSADHYQEHSRVQATFPLVQQSTAPPRGVIGPKPLFNVPDLRFVGPPVLQPFDGAIRAFDRDLQTQTFSVQQASYGTLQPPPAIKPSSFPAQIIQSYVHQTSESPPILNNVAASGVGLKRPAETPIQSSVKRTKPNNEATSFGHLADLLRTAKSPPVEQVWSKAAFLRLAGLVRDWREYSRSVPISGGGFDLLDHVDDAEQISQELQVFLRRFLKMKLSEYIESTAQVNGLKDVFDCPVSSHIDWGEIFRKLNWDVTGRNQLNDYVREGKCWRTICGEYNGLLCLLPSDDRFLELAMFKDQLAHFHAQLSTKAVRRMCTMGQTLEKSIWEYLELPEFSWESVDTSELSLDEIWPLLSQFKLIKTNHYDRLKYNWEIQPPPLGWTDPWPSDPMSVAKSDKKACSLCNNSKRMTTEKSSCKCLVKRLPQIPRITQDGSRGEGVRAIGSFKADECLGELVGELRPPRTAGTSCSSDHNHPNISSGQAQLNNHNSNRHNHEWAMEVRRPDLHDQLVADIYPQQMGNWVRKVRHDGVSPSAVFKVMKITGKWRVMLVAMRDIRDGDEITAKYGRGYRKEQPSEVVEGLH; from the coding sequence ATGGACGGTCAGGGTCCACGTCGAAGAGCGGTCGACTTGCTCATTCATGACCTGGGCGGAATCGGTCACGACCTGCGCCGCTACCTTGACGAAGGAGAAACCCTGATCAGAAAGGTCAAACCGCCTGATGTTAAAGCGGCCCGAGACCTATTTGAACAGATCATAGCTCGTATCGGTAATGTGTCAGCTAAGCTGGCTGATGAGCACTTCCTATCCTCAGACATCCCTCCAGCGCCATTGGCCAATGGTCCCATCACTCCCAATTCTCAAGTCGACGTTTCAAAAATTGTCCACCATCAGCAACAGTTTGTTCTTGCTGAGATTGTTGAAGCGAGTCAAGCGCCGCAACAGGTGCAGCGAGCGCAAGAACCAGTACAACGAGATCAGCTACaaagccaacaacaacaaaaccatTCACAAGGCCAGCATGAAGTCCAGCTACAACCCAAGCTCCAACCCCTGCCTTTGCCCCAGCATCATGACCAGCAACCAGTCCAACAGAACCAGTTGCAAGGCCAGCAGAAAATTCAGctacaaccacaacaagcGGTAGAACAACAAGTGCAGCTACAACACCAGCGACGAGACCAGCTACATGGTCAACAAGAAGTCCAGCTACATCCACAACAGCCTTTACAGCAACACTACCAGCTGCCGGAACAGCTACATAATCAGCAAGGAATCCAACTGCAATCCCAACAACAAAACCAGCATAATGGCCAGCAACAAGTTCAACAAGAGCAAAAAACCCAGTCGCGATATCAGCAACAGGAGTACCGGCCCACAGAAACTGTCCCGGAAGCTGTCCCGGAAGCTGTCCCGAATACGGGAGTTGGCGCAGTCAACAGAGAAGAGAGCCCACAGCCGGGACCGCCAACCCAGGACGAGATACACGCCGCTTTATCGGCCCCTCGACGCATTTTACCAGCCCCATTTCCAACTACAAACAGTATCCCTACGAACTCGTCAATAAGTTGCGTCACTGGTCCTGATGTAGGAGATCGGTCCGGAGAGCCAACTCGGCTCCGGTCTCCCAAGCTACTTCTCCTTCACAAGGACAGCGCCCCTCTCTTCGACTGCACCTACCAGGACATCCATGTCCTCAATGAGGAGCTCTTTGAACAATGCTCGCTCCATCCCGATGTGCATGCCAGAGGCTATTTCAAACTTCAGGTCAGAGATCTTCCGTCTCTCCAAGTTGGTAAAATGGGTAGACTAGATCAGAACCATGCGACCTCCTTTGTCTACAGAAAGGACAACCTGGGCCTCATCAAGGTTGACACTGGGAAGAAACCAAGAATTAGGTGGCCCAAGTTTCCCCTCCCTACGACCGAGAAGCAAAATTGGTCGTTCAAAGAGCAGAAGCATCTGTGGAACTCCACGGCCGCACACCCGCCAAATGGAGCCCGACCGTACATCATCGGCAATCCGCTATTTGATGATGTCGAGCTGTCTCCGGGAGATAAGCTGAGACGCAGAGGCCCGACAGTTCTAGAAGGTATCAACACCCAGTATATCTACTTCAACCTTACTGGTAAGACAATCACAGTCATGCATCGAGAAGATGCACACGTCCGGTCTGAAAACTTGTTACGTGCCGGTGAAAACAAGTTCTGGTGCTTTATCAAGCCGAGTTCTACTGCAAAGCTGGAAGAACGAATGCGCCAGGACTTTCCTGAAATGCGCGGCTGTTCGCAAGCACTCCGTCATCTAAGCCGCCATATCCCTCCTGCCAAGTTGGACGAATGGGGGGTTGAGTATACGCTTGATTATTGTGTTCCTGGCCAAGCCGTGGTTACTGAGCCGGGTACATACCATCAAGTTCTCAATCTTGGTCCAAATTACGCGATAGCAATCAATGTTGAATACAACTCATCACCCGACGATCCGCCAAATTACACATTCTGCGATGAAGCCTGCCCTGATCAGTTTGCAATCTCCGCCCAAGACTTTCGCATCAATTCTAATGCTACGGCCATGGACAAGATGGCAGTCCCAGCCAAGACGAAGCCCATGACAATGATGGCACAGCCTAAGCAACCAGGGGCCGTCTCTCCCCGGCGCCGTTTGTCAAATGACTATGTACCATCGGATTCTGCGCCGGCAACAGGTCAGCATCgtgaacaacaacatccagtCTCGGGACCTCCACCGCAAAAATTTCAAGACGCTAAAAGTTATTACTCTCGACAACTAGAGTCAGCAGTACTACCTTCAATGCCAAGCACGGTTTCTTCTCCGGTTCATGAAAGACCACAGCCAGACATATCTGAAGCCAGCGCGTCTGTCTTTAGTCCAGGACGGGTTGATCGTGGCCCATTGCAGGTCGCTTTCGAACAGCAGCAGGTTATTACAGAGCCAGAGGCACTTCCAGAAGTACAACAGGCAGCCACGGGAGTGCAGCAAATTATTTCAGAGCCAGAGGCACCTCAGGACATACGACAAACAGCTTCAGAGCAACTATCAATACAGCCCCGTTCACAAACTGCCGTatttcatcaacatcaagaaCAAGCCGACATGGCTCAATCTCAACCAGTGATTCTGAATCCCTCTCAGGCTCGGGCTTTGGGTCATTCTGCTGATCACTACCAAGAGCATTCGAGAGTACAAGCCACATTTCCCCTGGTGCAGCAATCGACAGCACCTCCTCGTGGGGTAATTGGACCCAAGCCGTTGTTTAATGTACCGGATCTCCGGTTTGTGGGACCGCCTGTTCTCCAACCATTCGATGGAGCTATTCGGGCATTTGACCGGGATCTTCAAACGCAAACCTTCAGTGTTCAGCAAGCTTCGTACGGAACGTTACAACCTCCTCCTGCAATCAAGCCGAGTAGCTTTCCTGCCCAAATCATCCAATCCTACGTTCATCAAACTTCAGAAAGTCCACCAATCTTGAATAATGTAGCAGCCTCCGGAGTGGGACTTAAGAGGCCTGCAGAAACACCAATTCAGTCATCGGTCAAGAGAACGAAGCCAAACAATGAAGCAACTTCTTTCGGGCACCTTGCCGATCTGCTCAGAACAGCCAAGAGCCCCCCGGTTGAGCAGGTATGGAGTAAAGCAGCCTTTTTGAGGTTGGCTGGCCTGGTCAGGGATTGGAGGGAGTACTCTAGATCGGTACCCATCTCCGGAGGCGGCTTCGACCTACTTGATCATGTTGACGACGCAGAACAGATCAGCCAGGAGCTACAAGTCTTCCTCCGTCGGTTTTTGAAGATGAAGCTCTCAGAGTATATCGAATCCACAGCTCAAGTGAATGGTCTAAAGGATGTATTCGATTGCCCTGTATCATCCCACATCGATTGGGGTGAGATTTTCCGTAAGCTCAACTGGGACGTAACTGGTAGAAACCAGCTTAACGACTACGTTCGTGAGGGAAAATGTTGGCGGACCATTTGCGGTGAGTATAATGGGCTCTTGTGCCTTTTACCGTCAGACGATAGGTTCTTGGAACTGGCAATGTTCAAGGACCAGCTTGCCCACTTCCATGCTCAGCTCAGCACCAAGGCCGTCCGAAGGATGTGCACTATGGGCCAAACACTAGAAAAGTCCATCTGGGAGTACTTGGAACTGCCAGAATTTTCCTGGGAATCTGTGGATACATCGGAGTTGTCTCTTGATGAGATTTGGCCGCTTTTGTCCCAGTTCAAACTCATCAAGACGAATCACTATGACCGTCTCAAGTACAACTGGGAGATACAGCCACCGCCGCTCGGTTGGACAGACCCGTGGCCATCGGATCCTATGTCGGTTGCAAAGTCGGACAAGAAGGCCTGCAGCCTctgcaacaacagcaaacgGATGACGACAGAGAAGTCGTCCTGCAAGTGTTTGGTAAAAAGGCTTCCACAAATCCCGCGCATAACTCAAGACGGATCCAGAGGGGAAGGTGTACGTGCGATTGGTTCCTTCAAGGCGGATGAGTGTCTCGGCGAGCTCGTCGGCGAGTTGCGGCCACCACGCACGGCAGGCACTTCCTGCAGCTCCGATCATAATCACCCAAATATTTCCAGCGGCCAAGCTCAATTGAACAATCACAACAGTAACAGACACAATCACGAGTGGGCCATGGAGGTCCGCCGACCTGATCTTCACGACCAACTGGTAGCAGATATATATCCTCAGCAAATGGGAAACTGGGTTCGCAAGGTCCGTCATGATGGCGTTAGCCCGTCAGCGGTCTTCAAAGTCATGAAAATCACTGGAAAGTGGAGGGTGATGCTGGTGGCCATGAGAGACATACgcgatggcgatgagatCACAGCAAAGTACGGGCGAGGATATCGGAAGGAACAACCCTCTGAGGTTGTTGAGGGTTTGCACTGA
- a CDS encoding urea transporter, variant, whose amino-acid sequence MVAELSGIGQVVEVLTGLNGLPVLIVECVITTIYTSLGGFRISFITDNIQGAMVIGLLVVASIAIGVETKIDTSLIEPSGLLKDSLLGWQLLYILPVAILTNDFFLSSFWLRTFASKTDRDLWIGITLAALFILIIITMIGCTGLIAAWSGVWPGSDPENPLPGSVAFFGLLENLPAWVVGFVLVMSVTLSTAAFDSLQSAMVSSASNDLFRNKLSVWWIRVAVVLIIIPIVVLAIKAPSILQIYLISDLVSAATIPVLIVGLSDRCYWWRGFEVVVGGLGGIFTVFIFGAIYYNDAYKGAQLILLEDGIYQEGWAAFGAFVAAPVGGLLWGFGALALRLAVQWVQAKRKGVRFDALDRPVVVESDSEAIQYVAGGDLETILSNGQESGAGKVPGKFF is encoded by the exons ATGGTTGCTGAACTGTCCGGTATTGGTCAGGTTGTTGAAGTCTTGACTGGTCTTAACGGATTGCCGGTCCTCATCGTCGAGTGTGTAATCACGACCATCTATACCT CATTGGGCGGGTTTCGAATCTCTTTCATTACAGACAACATTCAGGGAGCGATGGTGATCGgactcctcgtcgtcgcatCCATTGCTATCGGCGTCGAGACCAAGATCGATACCAGCCTGATCGAGCCCTCTGGTCTTTTGAAGGATAGTCTCTTGGGCTGGCAGCTTCTCTACATCCTCCCGGTTGCCATTTTGACGAACGACTTCTTCTTG TCCAGCTTCTGGCTCCGCACCTTTGCCTCCAAGACCGACCGTGATCTCTGGATCGGCATCACCCTTGCTGCCCTTTTTATCCTCATTATTATCACCATGATAGGCTGCACCGGACTTATCGCCGCCTGGTCCGGCGTCTGGCCCGGCTCGGACCCGGAAAACCCCCTCCCGGGTTCCGTTGCCTTCTTTGGCCTGCTTGAGAATCTTCCTGCCTGGGTCGTCggcttcgtcctcgtcatgTCTGTCACCCTCAGCACCGCCGCCTTTGATTCGCTCCAGTCCGCCATGGTCTCGTCCGCCAGCAACGATTTGTTCCGCAACAAGCTCAGCGTGTGGTGGATCCGCGTCGCCGTAGTTTTgatcatcatccccatcgtGGTCCTTGCCATCAAGGCGCCCTCGATTCTGCAGATCTACCTGATTTCCGATCTCGTCTCTGCCGCCACCATTCCCGTGCTGATCGTTGGCTTGTCCGACCGGTGCTACTGGTGGCGCGGCTTTGAGGTGGTCGTCGGCGGGTTGGGCGGTATCTTCACCGTCTTCATCTTCGGCGCGATCTACTACAACGACGCATACAAGGGCGCTCAGCTGATACTACTCGAAGACGGCATCTATCAGGAGGGCTGGGCCGCGTTCGGTGCCTTCGTGGCTGCCCCTGTCGGCGGTCTTTTGTGGGGCTTTGGAGCCCTTGCGCTCAGGCTGGCGGTGCAATGGGTCCAGGCCAAGAGAAAGGGTGTGAGGTTCGACGCCCTTGACCGTCCAGTTGTGGTAGAGAGTGACAGCGAGGCGATCCAGTATGTTGCTGGCGGAGACTTGGAGACGATATTGAGCAATGGACAGGAGTCTGGGGCTGGAAAGGTTCCTGGCAAGTTCTTTTGA
- a CDS encoding urea transporter yields the protein MGQPSSEASNAIIYTTLGVFLIMGTGVAWTMRNQSKGDFLAGNRTQTAIPLALNFIASALGSGILFTYPEIATLAGLQGVLVYALASALPLFVFALLGPIIRRKCPEGFVLTEWTRQRYGTIAALYLSFVTLVTLFLYMVAELSGIGQVVEVLTGLNGLPVLIVECVITTIYTSLGGFRISFITDNIQGAMVIGLLVVASIAIGVETKIDTSLIEPSGLLKDSLLGWQLLYILPVAILTNDFFLSSFWLRTFASKTDRDLWIGITLAALFILIIITMIGCTGLIAAWSGVWPGSDPENPLPGSVAFFGLLENLPAWVVGFVLVMSVTLSTAAFDSLQSAMVSSASNDLFRNKLSVWWIRVAVVLIIIPIVVLAIKAPSILQIYLISDLVSAATIPVLIVGLSDRCYWWRGFEVVVGGLGGIFTVFIFGAIYYNDAYKGAQLILLEDGIYQEGWAAFGAFVAAPVGGLLWGFGALALRLAVQWVQAKRKGVRFDALDRPVVVESDSEAIQYVAGGDLETILSNGQESGAGKVPGKFF from the exons ATGGGTCAACCATCCTCCGAGGCGTCGAACGCCATCATCTATACTACATTGGGAGTTTTCCT GATCATGGGAACCGGTGTTGCCTGGACGATGAGAAACCAATCCAAGGGGGATTTCCTCGCCGGAAACAGGACTCAGACGG CTATTCCGCTCGCTTTGAACTTCATCGCTTCCG CTCTCGGTTCTGGAATCCTTTTCACTTATCCAGAAATCGCCACGTTGGCTGGTCTTCAGGGCGTCCTTGTCTATGCTTTGGCTTCCGCACTCCCGCTGTTCGTCTTCGCCTTACTGGGCCCTATCATCAGACGCAAATGCCCTGAGGGTTTCGTCCTCACGGAGTGGACCAGACAGCGCTATGGAACCATCGCGGCCTTGTACCTGAGCTTTGTGACGCTGGTTACGCTTTTCCTGTACATGGTTGCTGAACTGTCCGGTATTGGTCAGGTTGTTGAAGTCTTGACTGGTCTTAACGGATTGCCGGTCCTCATCGTCGAGTGTGTAATCACGACCATCTATACCT CATTGGGCGGGTTTCGAATCTCTTTCATTACAGACAACATTCAGGGAGCGATGGTGATCGgactcctcgtcgtcgcatCCATTGCTATCGGCGTCGAGACCAAGATCGATACCAGCCTGATCGAGCCCTCTGGTCTTTTGAAGGATAGTCTCTTGGGCTGGCAGCTTCTCTACATCCTCCCGGTTGCCATTTTGACGAACGACTTCTTCTTG TCCAGCTTCTGGCTCCGCACCTTTGCCTCCAAGACCGACCGTGATCTCTGGATCGGCATCACCCTTGCTGCCCTTTTTATCCTCATTATTATCACCATGATAGGCTGCACCGGACTTATCGCCGCCTGGTCCGGCGTCTGGCCCGGCTCGGACCCGGAAAACCCCCTCCCGGGTTCCGTTGCCTTCTTTGGCCTGCTTGAGAATCTTCCTGCCTGGGTCGTCggcttcgtcctcgtcatgTCTGTCACCCTCAGCACCGCCGCCTTTGATTCGCTCCAGTCCGCCATGGTCTCGTCCGCCAGCAACGATTTGTTCCGCAACAAGCTCAGCGTGTGGTGGATCCGCGTCGCCGTAGTTTTgatcatcatccccatcgtGGTCCTTGCCATCAAGGCGCCCTCGATTCTGCAGATCTACCTGATTTCCGATCTCGTCTCTGCCGCCACCATTCCCGTGCTGATCGTTGGCTTGTCCGACCGGTGCTACTGGTGGCGCGGCTTTGAGGTGGTCGTCGGCGGGTTGGGCGGTATCTTCACCGTCTTCATCTTCGGCGCGATCTACTACAACGACGCATACAAGGGCGCTCAGCTGATACTACTCGAAGACGGCATCTATCAGGAGGGCTGGGCCGCGTTCGGTGCCTTCGTGGCTGCCCCTGTCGGCGGTCTTTTGTGGGGCTTTGGAGCCCTTGCGCTCAGGCTGGCGGTGCAATGGGTCCAGGCCAAGAGAAAGGGTGTGAGGTTCGACGCCCTTGACCGTCCAGTTGTGGTAGAGAGTGACAGCGAGGCGATCCAGTATGTTGCTGGCGGAGACTTGGAGACGATATTGAGCAATGGACAGGAGTCTGGGGCTGGAAAGGTTCCTGGCAAGTTCTTTTGA
- the cia30 gene encoding complex I intermediate-associated protein CIA30 — protein MRATQSLPFKSFWSRSLDELSRLTNIVVKSENIRGATGPREIHNFQTPESVADCKLLSDADVGGSSTAHLDWVPPPNAIPTVTAGDGSDRKPYTPIPGSYARFHGTISLELPTDRREISRTGYAGFRTLDRPPTIFGRGLWDIDPYAYLAMRVKTDARSYFVNVRTESVVPLDLHQHRLFVKKPGQWETVLIKWNDFVRTNHGKVIEPQTGMLRQKVLSIGFSTTDRKAGPYELCVERLWATNDFDEAGVVETDVAGAQLKNKHGEKVKVTWGALEQE, from the exons ATGCGCGCAACACAGTCCCTTCCGTTCAAGAGCTTCTGGAGCCGGAGTCTTGACGAGCTCTCGCGGTTGACCAACATCG TTGTCAAATCGGAGAACATTAGAGGCGCCACGGGGCCACGAGAGATCCACAACTTCCAGACGCCCGAGTCAGTCGCAGACTGCAAGCTCCTTTCCGACGCCGACGTGGGCGGCTCCTCGACCGCCCATCTCGACTGGGTTCCCCCGCCCAACGCCATCCCCACTGTCACCGCCGGCGACGGTAGCGACCGAAAACCGTACACCCCGATCCCCGGCAGCTATGCGCGCTTCCACGGCACCATCTCGCTAGAGCTGCCCACAGACCGGCGGGAGATTTCGCGGACAGGCTACGCCGGCTTCCGGACGCTGGACCGGCCGCCCACCATTTTTGGCCGCGGCCTGTGGGACATTGATCCGTATGCCTACCTCGCGATGCGCGTCAAGACGGACGCGCGCAGTTACTTTGTCAACGTCCGGACCGAGTCGGTGGTGCCGCTCGATCTGCACCAGCATCGACTGTTCGTGAAGAAGCCCGGTCAGTGGGAGACGGTGTTGATTAAGTGGAACGATTTTGTGCGCACCAACCACGGTAAGGTCATCGAGCCGCAGACGGGAATGCTGCGCCAAAAAGTTTTGTCGATTGGGTTCTCGACTACGGACAGGAAGGCGGGGCCGTACGAGCTCTGTGTTGAAAGGTTATGGGCGACCAATGATTTTGATGAGGCTGGGGTTGTGGAAACTGATGTTGCGGGAGCTCAGCTTAAGAATAAGCATGGTGAGAAGGTCAAGGTTACGTGGGGAGCTTTGGAGCAGGAATGA